Part of the Rhizobiales bacterium NRL2 genome is shown below.
GCCGCGTTCCACGCTCTTCATGCTGGTTTCGGCCTTTTCCGGCCTCGAACGCATGAAGGCGGCCTATGCCGAAGCGATCGGGCGCGACTACCGCTTCTACTCATACGGCGACGCCTGCCTGCTGCACCGGGTCGAGCCGTGAGCGCCTTCGGATTCCGGCTGGAGGCGCAGGACGGCCGGGCCCGGGCGGGCCGGCTGGAGACGGCCCATGGCCCTATCGAGACGCCGGTCTTCATGCCGGTCGGCACGGCGGGGACGGTCAAGGCGATGCTGCCCGAATCGGTGAAGGCGACCCGCGCCTCCATCATCCTGGGCAACACCTACCACCTGATGCTCCGGCCGGGCGCGGAGCGGGTCGCCGCGCTGGGCGGGCTGCACCGCTTCATGAACTGGCCGGGACCGATCCTGACCGACTCCGGCGGCTTCCAGGTCATGTCGCTGGCGGGGCTGCGCAAGCTGGACGAAGACGGCGTCACCTTCGCCAGCCATATCGACGGCGCGAAGGTCCGCCTCACGCCGGAGGGCTCGACGGAAATCCAGGATCTCCTGGACGCCACGATCACCATGGCCTTCGACGAGTGCACGGAGTACCCGGCAACCCACGAGGCGGCCGCCCGGTCCATGCGCCTGTCCATGCGCTGGGCCGAGCGCTGCCGCACGGCCTTCCGCCGCCGCGAGGGTTACGGGCAATTCGGTATCGTCCAGGGCGGCACCTTCGAAGACCTGCGCCGGGAATCGGTCGAGGCGCTCACCCGGATTGGCTTCGAGGGTTACGCCATCGGCGGCCTGGCGGTGGGCGAGGGGCAGGCGGAGATGTTCCGCGTGCTGGACGGTACCGCGCCGGCGCTGCCCGCCGACCGGCCGCGCTATCTCATGGGCGTCGGCAAGCCCGACGACCTGGTCGGCGGGGTCGAACGGGGCGTCGACATGTTCGATTGCGTCGCGCCGACGCGCTCGGGCCGGAACGGACAGGCCTTCACCCGCCGCGGCACGGTCAACATCCGCAACAGCCGCCATCGCGACGATCCGCGCCCGCTCGACGAGACCTGCGGCTGTCCCGCCTGCCGCGACTACAGCCGCGCCTATCTGCATCACCTGGTGAAGGCGAAGGAGATCCTCGCCGCCATGCTGCTGACCTGGCACAACCTGCATTTCTATCAGGAACTGATGCGTGGAATGAGGACGGCGATCCTCGCCGGCGCGTTCGCGGATTTCGCCGCCGCGTTCCGCCGCGAACTGGCGCAAGGCGACATCGCGCCGCTCTGACCGCGGCCGCGTCTTGACCGCCGGCGGACCGCGGCCTAGGTTCCGCGCCGCTGTCCGGCGCGCCGCACAGCCACGGTGGGCCCGTAGCTCAGTTGGTAGAGCAGCTGACTTTTAATCAGCGGGTCACAGGTTCGAATCCTGTCGGGCTCACCATTTATCTTATTAAATTCAATATTTTATACGAACGACTGCCAAGCTAATCATCCACAAATTTCGCTGTTGTAATGACTTTGTAATGAGCGTGCGAGAACCTCACTGCCAGGGCGCGCGGCGGCTCATGCGCTGACGCCAACGCGCTCGAACACCGCTTGAGCGATTCGGTTCAAGATCAGGGTCGTTGCTGGCCTTCGACAACGGCGCTCTCGGAGAACATGAGCGATATGGGTTCAGGGGGCTTACCGGAGGCCGTGGTTCCGGGGGCTCCGGGTCACCGGCGTTGGGCCACCTGGGCTGACGACATCACAACAACTTCCTGCACATCATCGCCCGACACCGCGTCCATTATTTGGCGTTGATATTCAGCCCGCGCGGTACTTTGCTTGCCCGGTTCGGCAGCGAGTTCGCCGGGGATGTATGGGTGTTCACGAGCTCATGCCAATACGCTCAGACGTTCCGGCCGGCGCCAGCGTCTTCAATCAGCGCCGAGTTCTTTTGCCGGTGATGTCACCCCTGGCTGACGATTGCAGCGATTTCATCAGCCATCTTTTCCACGTCTAGCTCACCCAGGCATTGGTCCATGCCCTTGGTTAATTTGGCGCGAATGACCTTGTGGTCCTTCTCGCCTGCCACCAGCGGGGCCAGACGCAGGGGGAAGGTGTAAAGCTGGGTGCGAAGGCGGGCCACATAATCCACCATGACCCCGTCCACAACCTCCATGGGTATCAGCCTCCCAGCCATTTCCGCCAGGCGAAGTTCAGCCATTTCCGCATCCGCCTTCGCCTTGCGTTCCTTGCTGCTGTCCAAGGGCACCAGCCTTCCTTGGGCCGCATCCCGTAGGTGGTTGATGTAAGTGACCCGGACTTCATCCAGGTCATAGTCCTTGGCCTTGCCCTTGCCCTCCCCCTTGGGGAGCACTCCCTCGGCCTGAAGCTGGCGAAATCGCCCTATGGAAAGATTCAGGTGTTCCGCCATTTCCCGGCTGGTCGCCATGTCTCACCGGCTCCAGAAGTATATTAGGGGGGTATGTCGGAAACCTTCAAAAGTAGACGCTGTCCGGGGTCGCGCGTTACCCGCAAAGGATTGATCCTGAAAGGACCCGAAGACGGGGGGCCACCCCGTCACCGTCTGGTCCTCATAGCCTGCCGCCATCGCT
Proteins encoded:
- a CDS encoding tRNA guanosine(34) transglycosylase Tgt, which codes for MSAFGFRLEAQDGRARAGRLETAHGPIETPVFMPVGTAGTVKAMLPESVKATRASIILGNTYHLMLRPGAERVAALGGLHRFMNWPGPILTDSGGFQVMSLAGLRKLDEDGVTFASHIDGAKVRLTPEGSTEIQDLLDATITMAFDECTEYPATHEAAARSMRLSMRWAERCRTAFRRREGYGQFGIVQGGTFEDLRRESVEALTRIGFEGYAIGGLAVGEGQAEMFRVLDGTAPALPADRPRYLMGVGKPDDLVGGVERGVDMFDCVAPTRSGRNGQAFTRRGTVNIRNSRHRDDPRPLDETCGCPACRDYSRAYLHHLVKAKEILAAMLLTWHNLHFYQELMRGMRTAILAGAFADFAAAFRRELAQGDIAPL